The following proteins are co-located in the Phycisphaerales bacterium genome:
- a CDS encoding response regulator produces the protein MAETRHVLVVDDEKDLLDLLSYNLRKAGYQVSTAATGLKALQMLSDRRPDLMILDVMLPELSGTEVASRVRSNPETAAIPIIMLTAKTAEADQLVGLTAGADDYVTKPFSPRVLLARVEAVLRRVAKPSDDRKLIELGPISVNLETHEAFVGGELMKLTLTEFRLLSSLIAAGGKVLSRQLLMERAMGPGVMVTERTIDVHMTAVRKKLGSQAGVIKTVRGVGYRATLDEGGDEGGGEQA, from the coding sequence ATGGCAGAAACCCGGCACGTGCTCGTCGTGGACGACGAGAAGGACTTATTGGACCTTCTCTCGTACAACCTGCGGAAGGCGGGGTACCAGGTGAGCACGGCCGCGACGGGGCTCAAGGCACTGCAGATGCTGAGTGACCGGCGGCCGGACCTGATGATCCTGGACGTCATGCTGCCGGAGCTGTCGGGCACGGAAGTCGCCTCGCGGGTGCGGTCGAACCCCGAGACCGCGGCGATCCCCATCATCATGCTCACGGCCAAAACAGCGGAGGCTGATCAGCTGGTGGGGCTGACGGCGGGCGCGGATGACTATGTGACCAAGCCGTTCTCGCCACGGGTCCTGCTGGCTCGGGTAGAAGCGGTGCTGCGGCGGGTGGCGAAGCCGAGTGATGATCGAAAGCTGATCGAGCTCGGTCCGATCAGCGTGAACCTCGAGACACACGAGGCGTTTGTCGGGGGCGAGCTGATGAAGCTGACGCTCACGGAGTTCCGGCTGCTGAGCTCGCTGATCGCGGCCGGGGGCAAGGTGCTGTCGCGCCAGCTGCTGATGGAGCGGGCGATGGGACCGGGGGTCATGGTGACCGAGCGGACGATCGATGTGCACATGACGGCGGTGCGCAAGAAGCTCGGGTCGCAGGCCGGGGTGATAAAGACAGTGCGGGGGGTGGGGTACCGGGCGACGCTGGACGAGGGCGGAGACGAGGGCGGGGGCGAGCAGGCCTGA
- a CDS encoding ELWxxDGT repeat protein, whose amino-acid sequence MQTRNPETGLVRCDGITPPVLFTSHTTMTDPTSSAWLDGQLYLRLFDSEHGAELWRTDGTTLGTLLAADVNDGTGSSLPASIFAHGGSIYFNINQSRMYRYSPGGGLLNLGGPPLALCFPVGVAGDAVYARDTTGRTLNATDGTPESSRLLATLMKPNDVAWYGWSAAINGKALLAIDTWDHNGIRDEYDLWLSDGTSAGTVPLVSGANVHPRSASDPSRPVVVGDRAYFTADDPLHGRALMRTDGTVQGTSIVFDPRWSTDHAFPTVRGVCDGRVAVTATTHRGLEIFTFDPDAPEVTSHFLVTPANLTGFAFLGIGGANIYFAYDDLSSGVEPWVVDTATNAASRVSDLMPGAGASTPAALYASGEVVYATASTAATGREVYVLSPTGASLVSDSWAGTNSGAPTEVVPLSGHLVNNARNATGRGLFSLTPTANNMLVQLPVAANPTGLTAFDSGLLFWNGTELWRSDLTQPGTSMVVNITSPAGGPARESLISVGPRALFRRYIAANTFELWSTDGTLAGTFHLPGPNLDLTLNPYRQMVKDGVLYFQASDSTNGRELWRSDGTPQGTRLVVDLNPGVANSSISGIASPDGLFFSAAVPSASLVPRHIPFYYDTLNPPAPLYDIHPYVSLYSATYYKVGTRVFARFSHPTYGNELFFIHPPRTCGTADFNNDGDTGTDQDIEAFFACIGGHCCPSCGTADFNNDGDTGTDQDIEAFFRVLGGHPC is encoded by the coding sequence ATGCAGACACGCAATCCCGAGACTGGGCTGGTCCGCTGCGACGGGATAACCCCCCCCGTCCTTTTCACGTCGCACACGACAATGACCGACCCAACCTCCAGCGCGTGGCTGGACGGGCAGCTCTATCTCCGTCTCTTTGACTCTGAGCACGGGGCCGAGCTCTGGCGCACCGACGGCACCACCCTCGGAACACTGCTTGCTGCGGACGTTAACGATGGGACTGGCTCCAGTCTCCCCGCCTCCATCTTCGCCCATGGCGGCAGCATCTACTTCAATATCAACCAGTCCCGCATGTACCGCTATTCCCCGGGTGGCGGTCTGCTGAATCTCGGGGGCCCACCCCTTGCGCTGTGCTTCCCAGTCGGTGTCGCCGGGGATGCTGTGTACGCCCGCGACACCACGGGCCGCACGCTCAACGCGACTGACGGCACGCCCGAGTCTAGCCGCCTGCTCGCGACACTCATGAAGCCCAACGACGTCGCGTGGTACGGGTGGTCCGCCGCCATCAACGGAAAGGCCCTGTTGGCGATCGACACATGGGATCACAATGGGATTCGCGACGAGTACGACCTGTGGCTGAGCGATGGCACCTCTGCGGGCACTGTGCCGCTCGTGAGCGGCGCGAACGTGCACCCTCGGTCCGCCTCTGATCCATCGCGCCCCGTCGTGGTGGGCGACCGCGCGTACTTCACCGCCGACGACCCTTTGCACGGGCGGGCCCTGATGCGCACCGATGGAACCGTTCAGGGGACCTCCATTGTCTTTGACCCGCGCTGGTCCACTGATCATGCATTTCCAACAGTCCGTGGAGTCTGCGATGGGCGGGTAGCGGTCACCGCGACAACCCACCGTGGTCTGGAGATCTTCACCTTCGACCCCGATGCTCCGGAGGTCACCAGCCACTTCCTAGTAACCCCCGCCAACCTCACCGGCTTCGCGTTCCTGGGCATCGGCGGTGCAAACATCTACTTCGCGTACGACGATCTGTCCTCGGGAGTGGAGCCGTGGGTTGTCGATACTGCAACGAACGCCGCTTCTCGGGTATCAGACCTCATGCCCGGCGCAGGGGCCTCAACACCTGCGGCGTTGTACGCCAGCGGGGAGGTCGTGTACGCCACCGCGTCCACAGCTGCAACTGGGCGCGAGGTGTACGTGCTCTCGCCCACCGGTGCGAGCCTCGTTTCGGATTCTTGGGCCGGGACCAACTCGGGCGCACCTACGGAAGTAGTCCCACTTTCTGGTCACCTCGTGAACAACGCCCGCAACGCCACCGGGCGTGGGCTCTTCTCGCTCACGCCCACTGCCAACAACATGCTGGTGCAGCTTCCTGTCGCTGCTAATCCGACAGGGCTCACTGCGTTCGACTCTGGGCTGCTTTTCTGGAACGGTACCGAACTGTGGCGCTCGGATCTCACGCAGCCGGGCACCTCCATGGTGGTCAACATCACTAGCCCAGCGGGTGGCCCGGCCCGAGAATCACTCATCTCGGTCGGACCCCGTGCCCTGTTCCGCCGCTACATCGCCGCGAATACGTTCGAGTTGTGGTCTACCGACGGCACTTTGGCCGGCACATTCCATCTGCCCGGGCCAAACCTCGACCTGACGCTCAACCCCTACCGACAGATGGTGAAGGACGGTGTGCTCTACTTCCAGGCCTCTGACTCTACCAATGGGCGCGAGTTGTGGCGTAGTGACGGCACTCCTCAAGGCACCAGGCTCGTTGTTGACCTGAACCCAGGAGTTGCGAACTCCAGCATCTCCGGAATCGCATCCCCTGACGGTCTGTTCTTCAGCGCAGCCGTTCCTTCCGCGAGCCTCGTCCCGCGTCATATTCCTTTCTACTACGACACTCTCAATCCGCCCGCACCCCTTTACGACATCCACCCCTACGTCAGCCTCTACAGCGCTACCTACTACAAGGTTGGCACGCGCGTCTTCGCTCGCTTTTCCCACCCAACCTACGGCAACGAGCTGTTCTTCATCCACCCGCCGCGCACGTGCGGCACCGCTGACTTCAACAACGACGGCGACACCGGCACCGACCAGGACATCGAGGCCTTCTTCGCCTGCATCGGCGGCCACTGCTGTCCCAGCTGCGGCACCGCAGACTTCAACAACGACGGCGACACCGGAACCGACCAGGACATCGAGGCCTTCTTCCGCGTCCTGGGCGGCCACCCCTGCTGA
- a CDS encoding deoxyhypusine synthase, whose protein sequence is MTKWTKKDLLSNPVKHIDVTAFDARPVINSYRKMAYSSRTLANAADIYSMMLADKECAVILTLAGSLISAGLKKAIITLLENNMVDAIVSTGANIVDQDFFEGLGFKHYIAPGSPEAPPVDDMTLRNLMIDRIYDTYIDEDNLRDCDARTKEIFDAFQPGAYSSREFIEAMGAYLANNPKFAKNESLVKTAYLKRVPIFVPAFSDCSAGFGIVLQQTEAIEEGRGQVAFDSGKDFRELTDIKLACRDTGLLMLGGGVPKNFAQDIVVAAELLNERKGGKARGDIGMHKYAIQMTVADSRDGALSGSTLREACSWGKVDVVHEQMVFGELTALFPLLASDAVHRKAWKARKGFKFADLFEKDGGIPQFKAGNGKRAKAAAR, encoded by the coding sequence ATGACCAAGTGGACGAAGAAGGACCTGCTCAGCAACCCGGTGAAGCACATCGATGTGACGGCGTTCGACGCCCGCCCGGTGATCAACAGCTACCGCAAGATGGCGTACAGCAGCCGCACGCTGGCGAACGCCGCGGACATCTACTCGATGATGCTGGCGGACAAGGAGTGCGCGGTGATCCTGACCCTCGCGGGCTCGCTGATCTCGGCGGGGCTCAAGAAGGCGATCATCACGCTGCTGGAGAACAACATGGTGGACGCGATCGTGTCCACCGGCGCGAACATCGTGGACCAGGACTTTTTCGAGGGCCTGGGGTTCAAGCACTACATCGCGCCCGGCAGCCCCGAGGCTCCGCCCGTCGACGACATGACGCTGCGGAACCTGATGATCGACCGCATCTACGACACCTACATCGATGAGGACAACCTGCGCGACTGCGACGCGCGGACGAAGGAGATCTTCGACGCGTTCCAGCCGGGCGCGTACTCCAGCCGCGAGTTCATCGAGGCGATGGGCGCGTACCTGGCGAACAACCCCAAGTTCGCGAAGAACGAGAGCCTGGTGAAGACCGCGTATCTCAAGCGCGTGCCGATCTTCGTGCCCGCGTTCAGCGACTGCTCGGCCGGCTTCGGCATCGTGCTGCAGCAGACCGAGGCGATCGAGGAGGGGCGCGGCCAGGTGGCGTTCGACAGCGGCAAGGACTTCCGCGAGCTGACGGACATCAAGCTGGCCTGCCGTGACACCGGCCTGCTGATGCTCGGCGGCGGCGTGCCCAAGAACTTCGCGCAGGACATCGTGGTGGCGGCGGAGCTGCTGAACGAGCGCAAGGGCGGCAAGGCCCGCGGCGACATCGGCATGCACAAGTACGCCATCCAGATGACGGTGGCCGACTCGCGCGACGGGGCGCTCTCGGGCTCCACGCTGCGCGAGGCGTGCAGCTGGGGCAAGGTGGACGTGGTGCACGAGCAGATGGTGTTCGGCGAGCTGACGGCGCTGTTCCCGCTGCTGGCCAGCGACGCCGTGCACCGCAAGGCGTGGAAGGCCCGCAAGGGGTTCAAGTTCGCCGACCTGTTCGAGAAGGACGGCGGGATCCCGCAGTTCAAGGCCGGGAACGGGAAGCGGGCGAAGGCCGCGGCGCGGTAA
- a CDS encoding carbonic anhydrase, whose protein sequence is MPKPPYESRQPYDRTRIHAAAIYCSDGRIGEHFDDFLQNGLNLPRYDRVALPGGPACLAAHPQATLEQQGVVDELNFLVEAHKLQRIVLIQHEGCAFYATRLELKEPRMELVQRADLVRAAAFVHKVTGLSNITAYFARLVEDRVVFEGVEV, encoded by the coding sequence ATGCCGAAACCACCCTACGAGAGCCGTCAGCCCTACGACCGCACCCGCATCCACGCCGCGGCGATTTACTGCTCGGACGGGCGTATCGGCGAGCACTTCGACGACTTCCTGCAGAACGGCCTGAACCTGCCGCGGTATGACCGGGTGGCGCTGCCGGGCGGGCCGGCGTGCCTGGCGGCGCACCCGCAGGCGACGCTGGAGCAGCAGGGCGTGGTGGATGAGCTCAACTTTCTCGTGGAGGCGCACAAGCTGCAGCGGATCGTGCTCATCCAGCACGAGGGGTGCGCGTTCTATGCCACGCGGCTGGAGCTGAAGGAGCCGCGGATGGAGCTGGTGCAGCGGGCCGACCTGGTGCGGGCCGCGGCATTCGTGCACAAGGTGACGGGGCTGTCGAACATCACCGCGTACTTCGCGCGGCTGGTGGAAGACCGTGTGGTGTTCGAGGGCGTTGAGGTGTGA
- a CDS encoding uracil-DNA glycosylase has product MDQERLVRLARQHAETARLLGVDFVPVYRTSVDEEIQPAPAAAPEPVAAPVSVVEAKPIAPVHGREAKVAALEALRARYEKEAPHKNFVTAFTNIVWGDGDPDARLMFIGEAPGEDEDREGKPFVGRSGQLLNKMIEAMGLSRETVYICNVLKTRPLNNATPTPTEIEACAPYLYEQVAIIRPEAIVTLGLPAAKAVLRCPPTAAMGALRSKWASMCLPGGTQVPVMPTYHPAFLLRSYTPENRAKVWADLQMVMERLGLKPKAGAPA; this is encoded by the coding sequence ATGGATCAGGAACGGCTGGTCAGGCTCGCTCGCCAGCACGCCGAAACGGCGCGCCTGCTCGGCGTTGACTTCGTCCCCGTCTACCGCACCAGCGTCGACGAGGAGATTCAACCCGCGCCCGCCGCCGCGCCCGAACCGGTGGCCGCCCCAGTCAGTGTCGTCGAGGCCAAGCCCATCGCCCCCGTCCACGGGCGCGAGGCCAAGGTCGCCGCGCTCGAGGCCCTCCGCGCCCGCTACGAGAAAGAAGCCCCGCACAAGAACTTCGTCACCGCCTTCACCAACATCGTCTGGGGAGACGGCGACCCCGATGCCAGGCTCATGTTCATCGGCGAAGCCCCCGGGGAAGACGAGGACCGCGAGGGCAAGCCCTTCGTCGGCCGCAGCGGCCAGCTCCTCAACAAGATGATCGAGGCCATGGGCCTCTCGCGCGAGACCGTCTACATCTGCAACGTGCTCAAGACGCGCCCGCTCAACAACGCCACGCCCACGCCCACAGAGATCGAGGCCTGCGCCCCGTACCTCTACGAGCAGGTCGCGATTATCCGGCCCGAGGCGATCGTGACCCTTGGCCTCCCCGCCGCCAAGGCGGTGCTCCGCTGCCCGCCCACCGCAGCGATGGGCGCGCTCCGCTCCAAGTGGGCCAGCATGTGCCTGCCGGGCGGCACGCAAGTGCCGGTCATGCCCACCTACCACCCCGCGTTCCTGCTCCGCAGCTACACGCCGGAAAACCGCGCCAAGGTGTGGGCGGACCTCCAGATGGTCATGGAGCGCCTGGGCCTCAAGCCCAAAGCCGGCGCACCGGCCTGA
- the mgtE gene encoding magnesium transporter — protein MNPTAQLLEPEVRELILEGRYSELRAILHELPPADVADILSELTPEQAALGFRFLPRDDAGLVFSYFSPEFQEELLAKLGAEASVKVVEAMTPDDRVRLLDELPPEVAQRLIASFSPENRRETQAILGYPARSVGRLMTPDYIAIRPEWTVARSLEHVRKVGRDAETINVLYVVDDQGRLIDDLRLRQVLLSPPEATIDSLMNQSFVHLTADQPQEIAVQLMSRYDRLALPVVDSRGVLVGIVTADDVADVAEQQATEQMQRMGGVQALEEPYIDATIFQLARKRFTWLAVLFVGGMGTQFAMEGFESEIDKAAVLSTFVPMIVSAGGNSGSQATALVIRSLTVGEIALRDWVRVLKRELQVGMLLGAVLGVLGLLRVAVWGWMGWFAKTGADGKITDESARVQDHFALMGMSIGMAVVGVVLWGTIMGAMLPFLLKKIGLDPATSSAPFVATLVDVVGVVIYFTACVMLLRGTLL, from the coding sequence ATGAACCCCACCGCACAACTGCTGGAGCCCGAGGTCCGGGAGCTGATCCTGGAGGGGCGGTACAGCGAGCTGCGGGCAATTCTGCACGAACTGCCGCCCGCGGACGTGGCGGACATCCTGTCGGAGCTCACGCCGGAGCAGGCGGCGCTGGGGTTCCGGTTTTTGCCGCGGGACGACGCGGGCCTGGTGTTCAGCTACTTCTCGCCGGAGTTCCAGGAGGAGTTGCTGGCGAAGCTGGGGGCCGAGGCGTCGGTGAAGGTGGTCGAGGCGATGACGCCCGACGACCGCGTGCGGCTGCTGGATGAGCTGCCGCCCGAGGTGGCGCAGCGGCTGATCGCGAGCTTCAGCCCTGAGAACCGGCGGGAGACGCAGGCGATCCTGGGGTACCCCGCGCGGAGCGTGGGGCGCCTGATGACGCCCGACTACATCGCGATCCGCCCGGAGTGGACGGTGGCGCGGTCGCTCGAGCACGTGCGCAAGGTGGGGCGGGACGCCGAGACGATCAACGTTCTTTATGTGGTGGACGACCAGGGCCGGCTGATCGACGACCTGCGGCTGCGGCAGGTGCTGCTCTCCCCGCCTGAGGCGACGATCGACTCGCTGATGAACCAGTCGTTCGTGCACCTCACGGCCGACCAGCCGCAAGAGATCGCAGTGCAGCTCATGAGCCGCTACGACCGGCTGGCGCTGCCGGTGGTGGACTCGCGGGGCGTGCTGGTGGGGATCGTCACGGCGGACGACGTGGCGGACGTTGCCGAGCAGCAGGCCACTGAGCAGATGCAGCGGATGGGCGGCGTGCAGGCCCTGGAAGAGCCGTACATCGACGCGACGATTTTTCAGCTGGCGCGGAAGCGGTTCACGTGGCTGGCGGTGCTGTTCGTGGGCGGCATGGGGACGCAGTTCGCGATGGAGGGGTTCGAGAGCGAGATCGACAAAGCGGCGGTGCTGAGCACGTTCGTGCCCATGATCGTGTCGGCGGGCGGCAACAGCGGGTCGCAGGCGACGGCGCTGGTAATCCGGTCGCTGACGGTGGGCGAGATCGCACTGCGGGACTGGGTGCGGGTGCTCAAGCGCGAGCTTCAGGTGGGCATGCTGCTGGGCGCCGTGCTGGGGGTGCTGGGGCTGCTGCGGGTGGCGGTCTGGGGCTGGATGGGCTGGTTCGCGAAGACGGGGGCGGACGGCAAGATCACTGATGAGAGCGCGCGGGTGCAGGACCACTTCGCGCTGATGGGCATGAGCATCGGGATGGCGGTGGTGGGCGTGGTGCTGTGGGGCACGATCATGGGGGCGATGCTGCCGTTCCTGCTGAAGAAGATCGGGCTGGACCCGGCAACGAGCTCGGCGCCCTTTGTGGCGACGCTGGTGGACGTGGTGGGCGTGGTGATCTACTTCACCGCTTGCGTGATGCTGCTGCGGGGGACGCTGCTGTAG
- a CDS encoding GNAT family N-acetyltransferase yields MLPLPYPTSRLVLRRFERADAAPMLPLIGDFEVANGVLRIPHPYTTEDADAFLSMLEREPEKPIAAVTLDGAVIGAVGLELDGVHGRGELGYWIGRPYWGRGYATEAARAMIAIGFTRLSLNKITAHHYTRNPASGRVLEKVGMVREGLLKQHFQRWGRYEDSVAYGLTRDVWEVRCAGT; encoded by the coding sequence ATGCTGCCGCTGCCCTATCCGACTTCCCGCCTGGTGCTGCGACGGTTCGAGCGTGCGGACGCCGCGCCGATGCTGCCGCTGATCGGCGACTTTGAGGTGGCCAACGGCGTGCTGCGCATCCCGCACCCCTACACGACGGAGGATGCGGACGCGTTCCTGTCGATGCTGGAGCGTGAACCGGAGAAGCCGATCGCGGCGGTGACGCTGGATGGCGCCGTGATTGGCGCGGTGGGGCTTGAGCTCGACGGCGTGCACGGACGCGGGGAACTGGGGTACTGGATCGGGCGGCCGTACTGGGGCAGGGGCTACGCAACGGAGGCGGCGCGGGCGATGATCGCGATCGGGTTCACGCGCCTCTCGCTCAACAAGATCACGGCCCACCATTACACGCGCAACCCAGCGTCGGGGCGGGTGCTGGAGAAGGTGGGGATGGTGCGCGAGGGGCTGCTCAAGCAGCACTTCCAACGGTGGGGCAGGTACGAGGACAGCGTGGCGTATGGGCTGACGCGGGATGTGTGGGAGGTGCGATGCGCAGGTACTTGA
- a CDS encoding PIG-L family deacetylase → MNILVVGPHPDDQELGMGGTVALLADQGHDVLLLDVTDGCPTPRGDRPTRLKEAAEAAAVLRVRRQLLDLPNRRVEHTIENRYKVAGVIRAHQAQVVFLPHPEDAHPDHLAVTRIVEDARFDAKLTKLELPGDQGRPPIYPKWLIYYYCSHLRRVPDPTLVMDISATEERKMASIMAYRSQFADNPLNMQVPEWIAAGNRYFGSRIGTRAGEPFYTKEPLGLGSLGGLVF, encoded by the coding sequence GTGAACATTCTCGTTGTGGGCCCGCACCCGGATGATCAGGAGCTCGGCATGGGCGGCACGGTTGCGCTGCTGGCCGACCAGGGGCACGACGTGCTGCTGCTGGACGTCACTGACGGGTGCCCGACGCCCCGGGGAGACCGGCCCACGCGCCTGAAGGAGGCGGCGGAGGCCGCGGCGGTGCTGAGGGTGAGGCGGCAGCTGCTGGACCTTCCGAATCGGCGGGTCGAGCACACGATCGAGAACCGGTACAAGGTGGCGGGTGTGATCCGGGCGCACCAGGCGCAGGTGGTGTTCCTGCCGCACCCGGAGGATGCGCACCCGGATCATCTTGCGGTGACGCGGATCGTGGAGGATGCGCGGTTCGACGCCAAGCTCACGAAGCTCGAGCTGCCCGGGGATCAGGGACGGCCGCCGATCTACCCGAAATGGCTGATCTATTACTACTGCTCGCACCTGCGGCGGGTGCCGGATCCGACGCTGGTGATGGACATCAGCGCGACCGAGGAGCGGAAGATGGCGAGCATCATGGCGTACCGCTCGCAGTTCGCGGATAACCCGCTGAATATGCAGGTGCCGGAGTGGATCGCCGCGGGCAACCGCTACTTCGGCTCGCGGATCGGCACGCGGGCGGGCGAGCCGTTCTACACGAAGGAGCCGCTGGGGCTCGGCAGCCTCGGCGGGCTGGTTTTCTAG
- a CDS encoding NAD-dependent epimerase/dehydratase family protein, whose protein sequence is MKLPADKVARLRSVYSGQTVCVTGGTGFIGGHLVDALVSLGATVSVIDDLSNSTLEHLSGLIELEPERVRFTHASILDDDALADAAQGAQIILHLAALGSVPRSMLEPQRYWSVNATGTLRVLEAARKVSARRVVFAASSSAYGDQPTLPKVETQPLNPLSPYAASKIAGEQLLSVWARCYGLSTVSLRYFNVFGPRQPADSAYAAVVAAFAKALIAGEPPTIYGDGAQTRDFTYVSNAVLATLLAGASQAPLSGQVLNVGTARRISIAELATIMAQQTGQPHLQPAHKPERAGDVKHSLADISAARQLIGYEPVATLEEGLAETVEWYRRSLAGAR, encoded by the coding sequence ATGAAGCTCCCCGCCGACAAGGTCGCCCGCCTGCGCTCCGTGTACTCGGGGCAAACGGTGTGCGTCACCGGCGGCACCGGCTTCATCGGCGGCCACCTCGTGGACGCCCTCGTCTCCCTCGGCGCCACCGTCAGCGTGATCGACGACCTCTCCAACTCGACCCTCGAGCACCTCTCCGGCCTCATCGAGCTCGAGCCCGAGCGCGTCCGCTTCACCCATGCCTCGATCCTTGATGACGACGCCCTCGCCGACGCCGCCCAGGGCGCCCAGATCATCCTGCACCTGGCCGCGCTGGGCTCCGTACCCCGCTCGATGCTCGAGCCCCAGCGCTACTGGAGCGTCAACGCCACCGGCACGCTCCGCGTCCTCGAGGCCGCCCGCAAGGTCTCCGCTCGGCGCGTCGTCTTCGCCGCGTCCTCCTCGGCCTACGGCGACCAGCCCACGCTCCCAAAGGTCGAGACTCAACCGCTCAACCCGCTCTCGCCCTACGCCGCCAGCAAGATCGCGGGCGAGCAGCTCCTCTCCGTCTGGGCCCGCTGCTACGGCCTCTCCACCGTCAGCCTCCGCTACTTCAATGTCTTCGGCCCCCGCCAGCCCGCCGACTCGGCCTACGCCGCGGTCGTCGCCGCCTTCGCCAAGGCCCTCATCGCCGGCGAGCCGCCCACTATCTACGGCGACGGCGCCCAGACCCGGGACTTCACCTATGTCAGCAACGCCGTGCTCGCGACGCTGCTCGCCGGCGCCTCGCAGGCCCCGCTGAGCGGCCAGGTCCTCAACGTCGGCACCGCCCGCCGCATCAGCATCGCCGAGCTCGCCACCATCATGGCCCAGCAGACCGGCCAGCCCCACCTCCAACCCGCCCACAAGCCCGAGCGCGCCGGCGACGTCAAGCACTCCCTCGCCGACATCTCCGCCGCCCGCCAGCTCATCGGCTACGAGCCCGTCGCCACGCTCGAGGAGGGGCTCGCCGAGACGGTCGAGTGGTACCGCCGCTCCCTCGCCGGCGCCCGCTGA
- a CDS encoding tRNA-dihydrouridine synthase family protein, which translates to MSCESNNATPPSPAIAPGGENLDSRRIAEEVGRRGMDPRITALVPAFDAPFFQAGLAGYSDAAMRIIARRHGCPFCVTEALLDRTLLAGGRGFDKADLGELHDNIPGGEEDHPLAGQIMGSDPREMAAAALKMVEQKARSDREYRKIAYDAGTEAALGRSPGLAVAPNFNPGLRPERLSPGVESSFEVIDVNLACPVKKIEKKARGGHWLAEPNGAIAILEAVREAVPAGIPCTLKIRRAFDDTPEMAANFDRILSAAFSMGYAWATVHARTVQQKYVGPSRWDLLRDIVKKHHQAPILGSGDIWNVHEIFRMIAYTGVSGVSVARGCIGNPWIFRQARQMMAGNAPAAPTVSEQREVLRQHFELSLAVTRRFKHGEDATSKMMRKFGIRFAAHHPRAEQVRLRMIAISSTADWMNVLDEFYTEPAAV; encoded by the coding sequence ATGTCCTGCGAGAGCAACAACGCTACGCCGCCCAGCCCCGCGATCGCCCCGGGCGGCGAGAACCTCGACTCCCGCCGCATCGCGGAGGAGGTGGGGCGTCGCGGCATGGACCCCCGCATCACCGCCCTCGTCCCCGCGTTTGACGCCCCCTTCTTCCAGGCCGGCCTCGCCGGGTACTCCGACGCGGCCATGCGCATCATCGCCCGCCGCCACGGCTGCCCCTTCTGCGTCACCGAGGCTCTTCTCGACCGCACCCTCCTCGCCGGGGGCCGCGGCTTCGACAAGGCCGACCTGGGCGAACTCCACGACAACATCCCCGGCGGCGAAGAGGACCACCCCCTCGCCGGCCAGATCATGGGCAGCGACCCCCGGGAGATGGCCGCGGCCGCCCTCAAGATGGTGGAGCAGAAGGCGCGGAGCGATCGGGAGTACAGGAAGATCGCGTACGACGCCGGGACTGAGGCCGCTCTGGGCCGAAGTCCCGGGTTGGCAGTTGCGCCCAACTTCAACCCGGGACTTCGCCCCGAGCGGCTCAGTCCCGGCGTCGAGAGTTCCTTCGAGGTCATCGACGTCAACCTCGCCTGTCCCGTCAAGAAGATCGAGAAGAAGGCCCGCGGCGGCCACTGGCTCGCCGAGCCCAACGGCGCCATCGCCATCCTCGAGGCCGTGCGCGAGGCCGTGCCCGCCGGCATCCCCTGCACCCTAAAGATCCGGCGGGCCTTCGACGACACGCCCGAGATGGCCGCGAACTTCGACCGCATCCTCAGCGCCGCGTTCAGCATGGGCTACGCCTGGGCGACCGTGCACGCGCGCACCGTGCAGCAGAAGTACGTCGGCCCTTCGCGCTGGGACCTGCTGCGCGACATCGTGAAGAAGCACCACCAGGCGCCCATCCTCGGCTCGGGCGACATCTGGAACGTGCACGAGATCTTCCGCATGATCGCCTACACCGGCGTCAGCGGCGTGAGCGTCGCCCGCGGCTGCATCGGCAACCCGTGGATCTTCCGCCAGGCCCGCCAGATGATGGCCGGCAATGCCCCCGCCGCGCCCACAGTGAGCGAGCAGCGCGAGGTCCTCCGCCAGCACTTCGAGCTGTCGTTGGCAGTGACCCGCCGCTTCAAGCACGGCGAGGACGCCACCAGCAAGATGATGCGCAAGTTCGGCATCCGCTTCGCCGCCCACCACCCGCGCGCCGAACAGGTCCGCCTGCGCATGATCGCCATCAGCAGCACCGCGGACTGGATGAACGTGCTGGACGAGTTCTACACCGAGCCCGCGGCGGTATAG